Proteins found in one Deltaproteobacteria bacterium IMCC39524 genomic segment:
- the larA gene encoding nickel-dependent lactate racemase, with the protein MKFGTAGTRGRKGQNIMHIRLKYGEEGLDLEFPETSNFVGVLYPQDAEVIPVPEDAVQQSLLRPIESIPLKALGRDKTDAVIVISDITRPVPNALLLPIIIQQLEAAGIPSAKITILIATGIHRPNEGKELERLVGKEIASSYRIINHFSKNQDDMVLVGHIGNGVPALVNKHYLAADLKILTGFIEPHMWAGFSGGRKSILPGISSVKTLEFMHGPEMVAHPQTRYGILKGNPFHEAGLDIMEQAGADFIVNVTLDTSKKITGVFSGHPVKAHLEGVEFLSRHCVQTLDEPLDFVVTTNAGAPLDCNLYQTAKGISGVAGATREGGVILIATECLEGFGSEEYRAVFEHATTPQAFIEKLMKKEFFLPDQWCAQETYQVMLKKEIWVHTQGIDSDTLKRFHFKPVKKINEAIAELLDRFGPDARWAIVPDGPLLILKVD; encoded by the coding sequence ATGAAATTCGGAACTGCCGGAACGCGGGGCAGGAAGGGACAAAACATTATGCACATACGTCTTAAATATGGTGAGGAAGGTCTTGACCTAGAGTTTCCTGAAACGTCTAACTTTGTTGGTGTCCTTTATCCGCAGGACGCAGAGGTTATCCCTGTGCCAGAGGATGCTGTCCAGCAGTCTCTTTTAAGGCCGATTGAGTCCATACCTCTCAAAGCATTGGGCCGAGACAAAACTGATGCTGTCATTGTCATTAGTGATATAACACGGCCGGTACCGAATGCCCTGTTGCTTCCGATTATCATTCAGCAGCTGGAAGCGGCTGGCATTCCCTCCGCAAAGATCACAATCTTGATTGCCACCGGAATCCATCGGCCCAACGAGGGTAAAGAACTGGAGCGCCTTGTAGGCAAAGAGATCGCATCCTCCTACCGGATCATCAACCACTTCTCCAAAAACCAAGACGACATGGTTCTGGTTGGACATATCGGCAATGGGGTGCCGGCCCTGGTCAACAAGCATTACCTGGCGGCTGACCTGAAGATTTTGACCGGCTTCATCGAGCCGCATATGTGGGCTGGTTTCTCCGGCGGGCGCAAATCGATTCTGCCTGGAATCTCATCGGTGAAAACCTTGGAGTTCATGCATGGTCCCGAGATGGTGGCTCACCCACAGACTCGTTACGGTATCCTCAAAGGGAACCCCTTCCACGAAGCCGGTCTGGACATCATGGAACAAGCCGGGGCCGATTTCATCGTCAACGTCACTCTCGACACCAGCAAAAAAATCACCGGAGTTTTTTCCGGTCACCCGGTCAAGGCCCACCTTGAAGGGGTTGAATTTCTCTCTCGCCATTGTGTTCAGACTCTGGATGAACCTCTCGATTTTGTTGTGACCACAAATGCAGGGGCTCCACTTGATTGCAACCTGTATCAGACAGCAAAAGGGATTTCAGGCGTGGCAGGTGCGACACGCGAAGGTGGGGTAATCCTGATCGCCACTGAGTGTCTGGAAGGGTTTGGCAGCGAAGAGTACAGGGCGGTTTTTGAGCATGCCACCACACCACAGGCCTTTATTGAGAAGCTGATGAAGAAGGAATTCTTTCTCCCTGACCAATGGTGTGCCCAGGAAACTTACCAAGTGATGTTAAAGAAAGAAATCTGGGTACACACTCAGGGAATCGACTCCGACACGCTGAAGCGATTTCATTTTAAACCTGTCAAAAAAATAAATGAGGCTATTGCGGAATTACTAGACAGGTTCGGTCCGGATGCGCGCTGGGCGATTGTGCCGGATGGCCCTTTGCTGATTCTTAAGGTCGATTAA
- a CDS encoding PAS domain S-box protein, producing the protein MPEDDTKYRIFFENSADAMLIIENDEFVDCNFAAVSMLGYNQKEELINTSPFELSPKFQPDGQSSFDKANEMMRLARENGRHRFEWDHLRKDGSIIPVEVSLTVIESARGIQLHTVWRDNTEIIQRTNALANSEKNYRELFEQSPIGLALCAMDGSLVSINTAYAKIIGYDIDEALELTYWEITPEKYAVEEKSQLEKLEKEGRYGPYEKEYRHKDGHLVAVRLNGMIVVRNNQKYIWSSVEDISSLKEAEEKAQQVLVRTDQMKTEFISTAAHELRTPLSAIMGFAEILIDENNQWGFSEEQKMDFIKDIYDRGDSLKGIIDDLLDISRIESGQSIDLKLEDTRIHNVVTKSVDLFKAQNMKHTIKLSVAEEVVTESMNIDRHRITQVLENLLSNAVKYSPEGSTVSVTCKKINHHVEVSINDNGIGMAEGETLRVFDKFYRADSSATAVGGLGLGMSIAKQIIEAHSGKIWVDSIKGKGSTFTFSLPVKTVDS; encoded by the coding sequence TTGCCTGAAGACGATACGAAATACAGAATTTTTTTTGAAAACTCTGCCGATGCAATGCTCATCATAGAAAACGATGAGTTTGTAGATTGTAATTTTGCCGCCGTTTCGATGCTTGGCTACAACCAAAAAGAAGAACTGATCAATACGTCCCCATTTGAACTCTCTCCTAAGTTTCAACCGGACGGGCAATCGTCTTTCGACAAGGCAAATGAAATGATGCGATTAGCCCGAGAGAATGGGCGTCACCGTTTTGAGTGGGATCATCTTAGAAAGGATGGTTCGATCATTCCGGTGGAGGTTTCTCTTACAGTCATTGAGTCAGCTAGAGGAATTCAGTTACACACAGTATGGCGAGATAACACAGAAATAATTCAGAGAACAAATGCTTTAGCGAACAGCGAAAAAAATTACAGAGAGCTTTTTGAACAATCGCCAATAGGGCTCGCCTTATGCGCAATGGATGGGTCGCTTGTTTCAATTAATACTGCATATGCAAAAATCATTGGATACGATATTGATGAAGCTTTGGAGCTCACTTACTGGGAGATTACACCAGAAAAATATGCGGTTGAAGAGAAGTCGCAACTTGAAAAGCTCGAAAAAGAGGGACGCTATGGACCCTACGAAAAGGAATATCGACACAAAGATGGTCATTTAGTTGCCGTGCGCCTCAACGGAATGATAGTTGTTCGAAATAACCAAAAGTACATTTGGTCAAGTGTAGAAGATATTTCATCTTTAAAAGAAGCCGAGGAAAAAGCCCAACAGGTTCTAGTACGGACGGATCAAATGAAAACAGAATTCATTTCAACTGCAGCCCATGAGTTGCGAACACCTCTTAGTGCCATCATGGGTTTCGCAGAAATATTGATCGACGAGAACAATCAATGGGGGTTTTCTGAAGAACAAAAAATGGATTTCATTAAGGACATCTACGACAGAGGCGATTCTTTGAAAGGGATTATAGATGATCTGCTAGACATCAGTCGCATTGAAAGTGGACAGAGCATTGATCTGAAGCTTGAAGATACAAGAATCCACAACGTGGTCACAAAATCTGTAGACTTATTTAAAGCGCAAAACATGAAACACACCATTAAACTCAGCGTTGCTGAAGAAGTCGTTACGGAGTCTATGAATATAGACAGGCATCGGATCACCCAGGTCCTAGAAAATCTACTCAGCAATGCTGTCAAATATTCTCCTGAAGGGTCCACTGTCTCGGTAACATGCAAAAAAATCAATCATCACGTTGAGGTCAGCATTAATGACAATGGAATCGGAATGGCTGAGGGGGAGACCCTGAGAGTTTTTGATAAGTTTTACCGTGCAGATTCCAGTGCCACTGCTGTTGGTGGTTTAGGTTTAGGCATGAGCATAGCCAAGCAGATTATTGAGGCTCATAGTGGAAAGATTTGGGTGGATAGTATCAAAGGCAAAGGTTCAACATTTACATTCTCTCTGCCAGTGAAGACTGTAGATTCGTGA
- a CDS encoding electron transfer flavoprotein subunit beta/FixA family protein, with product MKILVCVKQVPDMESKFKLNTEGKWYDNTDLAWRMNEYDEYAVEQAVQLKEQVGEADVTVLSIGSDRVKEPMKKALAMGCDRGVHVVDEASFAKDPFEIASIIATFAKDKGFDMIFTGMQSQDRGSAQVGVLVAEMLGLASISTIVEFAYDNGQVTVRRELEGGLKAIVKAKTPALMTCQLGLNKPRYPTLPNIMKAKKKEMLTLEVATLLQVDAVQETTRMYFPEKKGGGIVLEGDVGNMVNEIITILKDKTGVLA from the coding sequence ATGAAAATTCTTGTCTGTGTGAAGCAAGTCCCGGATATGGAATCAAAATTCAAACTGAATACCGAGGGTAAATGGTACGACAACACAGACCTGGCCTGGCGAATGAATGAATACGACGAATACGCCGTCGAGCAGGCCGTGCAGTTGAAAGAGCAGGTCGGTGAGGCTGATGTCACTGTTCTCAGCATAGGTTCTGACCGCGTCAAGGAGCCAATGAAGAAAGCTCTGGCTATGGGCTGTGATCGCGGCGTTCATGTCGTTGATGAGGCCTCTTTCGCCAAAGACCCCTTTGAAATAGCCTCGATCATCGCCACCTTTGCCAAAGACAAGGGCTTTGACATGATCTTTACCGGCATGCAGTCTCAGGACCGCGGTAGCGCCCAGGTCGGCGTGCTGGTTGCCGAAATGCTTGGCCTGGCCAGTATCAGCACGATCGTCGAGTTTGCCTATGATAATGGTCAGGTCACTGTCCGCCGTGAACTCGAGGGTGGCCTCAAGGCGATTGTTAAAGCCAAGACACCGGCCCTGATGACCTGCCAACTTGGCTTGAACAAGCCGCGCTACCCAACCCTGCCGAACATCATGAAGGCCAAGAAGAAAGAGATGCTTACTCTGGAGGTTGCAACTCTATTGCAGGTCGACGCCGTGCAGGAGACGACCAGAATGTACTTCCCCGAGAAGAAGGGTGGCGGAATCGTCCTCGAAGGGGATGTCGGCAACATGGTCAACGAAATCATCACTATTCTTAAAGACAAAACCGGCGTGTTGGCCTAG
- a CDS encoding response regulator: MKKRILIVDDSPVVLAQLSDDFAEDYDVITAESGEEAVEILEDPIRGGICFSNQFDLIITDLLMPGMSGFDLADYVRKRNKANKFTPVILLTTEKISKEEARKHGCAAYFSKADKKRLIAMATILLSF; this comes from the coding sequence ATGAAAAAAAGAATCTTAATTGTTGATGACAGCCCTGTTGTCCTTGCGCAGTTATCTGATGATTTTGCTGAAGACTATGACGTCATTACTGCTGAATCAGGAGAAGAAGCTGTTGAAATACTGGAAGACCCCATCCGTGGAGGTATCTGCTTTAGTAATCAATTTGATTTGATCATCACAGATTTACTGATGCCAGGCATGAGTGGTTTTGATTTGGCTGACTATGTGCGAAAGAGGAACAAGGCTAATAAATTCACACCAGTAATTTTGCTGACTACAGAGAAAATCAGCAAGGAAGAAGCACGAAAACACGGGTGCGCAGCCTATTTTTCCAAAGCAGACAAAAAAAGGTTGATTGCCATGGCTACTATTCTTCTGTCGTTTTAA
- a CDS encoding electron transfer flavoprotein subunit alpha/FixB family protein, with amino-acid sequence MKALLVGEYRDGKLLGSTYELVAFAEKLGADSAMFLVGSESDLPQYNGTLYFADISKYSEFNPTAHKQLLLDVIAKEQPEMIVFSHSSYGWDLAPRVALALQAAQVSEVIDVVDGNLVVPTCNSKLRRDVKSKTTQTVVTLQGGAFGLSGEPSGSPTLVKVETDAAAQVEFAGYEAVEKGGVDLSKAEIIVSAGRGIGKPDNIEMIANLAQALGGEYGASRPVVDAEWTEHNRQVGTTGQTVSPKLYIACGISGAIQHLVGMKKSEFVVAINTDKDAPIGEVADILAVADLKELVPALTEKINSL; translated from the coding sequence ATGAAAGCTTTACTGGTAGGTGAATATAGAGACGGAAAGCTGCTCGGTTCGACTTATGAGCTGGTGGCTTTTGCTGAAAAACTGGGTGCCGACAGCGCGATGTTTCTGGTCGGTAGTGAGAGCGACCTGCCTCAATATAATGGCACCCTTTATTTCGCTGACATATCCAAATACAGCGAATTCAATCCAACTGCTCACAAGCAACTTCTCCTTGACGTGATTGCTAAAGAACAGCCCGAGATGATTGTTTTCAGTCATTCCTCTTATGGTTGGGACCTGGCTCCGCGCGTTGCCCTGGCTTTGCAAGCCGCACAGGTATCGGAAGTCATTGATGTTGTCGATGGCAACCTGGTGGTTCCCACCTGCAACTCCAAACTGCGCCGTGATGTGAAGTCGAAGACGACTCAAACCGTGGTGACACTGCAGGGTGGTGCTTTCGGCCTGAGTGGTGAACCGAGTGGCTCTCCCACTCTTGTCAAGGTTGAGACTGATGCTGCCGCACAGGTTGAGTTCGCCGGTTACGAGGCGGTTGAAAAGGGTGGTGTCGATCTGAGTAAAGCTGAAATTATCGTCAGCGCCGGGCGCGGTATTGGCAAGCCCGACAACATCGAAATGATCGCGAACCTGGCCCAGGCGCTGGGTGGCGAATATGGGGCCAGTCGCCCGGTCGTCGATGCGGAATGGACCGAGCACAATCGTCAGGTGGGTACGACCGGTCAAACCGTCTCACCCAAGCTGTACATCGCCTGCGGAATCTCCGGTGCGATCCAGCACCTGGTCGGCATGAAAAAGTCCGAATTCGTGGTTGCGATCAACACCGACAAGGATGCGCCCATAGGTGAGGTTGCTGATATCCTGGCTGTTGCGGATCTGAAAGAATTGGTGCCGGCTCTCACAGAGAAGATCAATAGCCTTTAG
- a CDS encoding response regulator produces the protein MSRIKSLTTKAYLGLLVIFCLSATMVVYFGGREISTALTHAEEKSVSNIFQLVDLNVAETHNQLLNDKIAAVDQRKQILLSNSKLAIASFDQLKKSLSDHDAAKKLALDWVSRARKDSQVDWWVIQRSGQYISHSEPEHIGTSALNIKDLFGRPVVEKVSSDRFGKNAEFTVFNDSLKGQSKQLGLFYYFSAWDWVLVQVVDLGAVAIATEQKKRQVLMGLQNSFNQIRLPGNGSAFIFNRQLQSLVLPKQSFLDTYLPQLEDLEQRIVEQATRAPTVDGDTSFVLIEEKSPGPNTLLVYASYSKLFDFYTVVAIPKAALTEPVTLLQWRLGILVVVIFLIGFAATFFFIRKISNPVLQLAATMRDVSTTGNYSLRSQLTSNDEIGQLVDGFNNMLTQIEVREHKLGDHKKYLEHTVSERTAELNESIILLELAKKKAEAANQAKSVFLANMTHELRTPLVGVLGMNELLLNTPLTEEQRHLADTVQNSGEILLNLISDILDFSKIESNNLTLRQAPVNLSKITQEITTLLTESAKQKGLSLTCQISPAAHCTVMADPLRMRQILLNLINNAIKFTSQGEVNVVLEMSPIGDFARLCTLEVKDTGIGINTEDLEEIFEPFTQVDSSIDRKSGGAGLGLAIVRQLLELMDGRIEVESHLGKGSVFRVLFSFLLADDQKDRPDSDGQIDRSQWKAPIASPEHTTIQRGRILIADDYAVTRELVRCNLTPLGFEIDEATSGQEALEMAMSKSYGLVLMDCNMPEMDGIEATRQLRERGNTVPIVALTAHVDSRILNDCLEVGMNDCLSKPFRGAALEETVNKWLTDNELES, from the coding sequence TTGTCTAGGATTAAAAGTCTAACAACAAAAGCCTATCTAGGCTTACTTGTGATCTTCTGCCTGAGTGCAACTATGGTTGTTTATTTTGGCGGCCGTGAGATCAGTACGGCTTTGACCCATGCAGAAGAAAAGTCTGTTAGTAATATTTTTCAACTTGTCGACCTGAATGTTGCCGAGACACACAATCAGTTACTGAATGACAAGATTGCGGCTGTTGATCAGCGCAAGCAGATATTGCTCAGCAACTCAAAATTGGCCATTGCCTCTTTTGACCAACTCAAAAAATCTTTATCGGATCACGATGCCGCTAAAAAACTTGCGCTTGACTGGGTCTCTCGAGCGCGGAAAGATTCGCAGGTTGATTGGTGGGTTATTCAACGTTCAGGCCAGTACATCAGCCATTCCGAGCCAGAACACATAGGAACTTCAGCATTGAACATTAAGGACCTCTTCGGACGTCCTGTGGTTGAAAAAGTTTCCTCCGATCGTTTCGGGAAAAACGCAGAATTTACTGTTTTCAATGACTCTTTAAAGGGACAAAGCAAGCAACTCGGTTTGTTTTATTATTTTTCTGCCTGGGACTGGGTCCTTGTTCAGGTGGTCGATTTAGGTGCTGTAGCAATTGCCACCGAACAAAAGAAGAGACAGGTCCTGATGGGACTTCAGAACAGTTTTAACCAAATTCGTCTGCCAGGAAATGGCAGCGCCTTTATATTTAACCGTCAACTCCAGAGCCTGGTTCTCCCCAAACAAAGCTTTTTAGACACCTATCTGCCGCAACTGGAAGACCTGGAGCAGCGGATTGTAGAGCAAGCCACGCGGGCTCCAACCGTTGACGGAGACACCTCATTTGTCCTGATTGAAGAAAAATCTCCTGGTCCTAATACGTTACTCGTATATGCCTCTTATTCAAAACTTTTTGACTTTTATACTGTTGTCGCAATCCCAAAAGCCGCTCTCACTGAACCCGTTACTCTCTTACAGTGGAGGTTGGGCATACTGGTGGTCGTGATTTTTTTGATCGGGTTCGCAGCGACCTTCTTTTTTATCCGTAAAATTTCAAACCCGGTATTGCAACTGGCTGCAACAATGCGTGATGTTTCCACGACAGGCAACTATTCCTTGCGCAGTCAACTGACCTCCAACGATGAAATTGGTCAGCTGGTTGATGGCTTTAATAACATGCTTACGCAAATTGAAGTGCGTGAGCATAAACTTGGAGACCATAAGAAATATCTCGAACATACAGTTTCCGAAAGGACGGCAGAATTAAATGAATCCATAATTTTACTTGAGTTAGCCAAAAAGAAGGCTGAAGCCGCAAATCAGGCTAAATCAGTTTTTCTTGCCAATATGACTCATGAATTGAGAACCCCGCTGGTCGGGGTGCTCGGAATGAATGAGCTTCTGCTAAACACGCCTCTGACCGAGGAACAAAGACACCTGGCGGACACGGTGCAAAATTCAGGTGAAATTTTACTGAATCTTATCAGCGATATTCTTGATTTTTCAAAAATAGAGTCGAACAATCTGACTTTGCGGCAAGCCCCCGTAAACCTCTCTAAAATTACCCAAGAAATCACAACTTTGCTTACCGAATCAGCTAAGCAAAAAGGGCTGTCTTTGACATGTCAGATTTCTCCAGCAGCGCATTGTACTGTCATGGCCGACCCGCTGAGGATGCGACAGATTTTATTGAACTTGATCAATAACGCTATCAAGTTCACCTCACAGGGAGAAGTCAATGTTGTCCTTGAAATGTCACCGATTGGCGATTTTGCGAGGCTTTGCACCTTGGAGGTAAAAGATACTGGCATTGGTATCAATACCGAGGATCTAGAAGAGATATTTGAACCTTTTACTCAAGTAGACAGTTCGATAGACCGCAAATCCGGCGGAGCCGGTTTGGGGTTGGCAATTGTTCGGCAACTTTTAGAACTTATGGATGGCAGAATTGAAGTTGAGAGTCATCTTGGGAAGGGAAGCGTTTTTCGTGTGCTGTTTTCATTTCTGCTGGCAGATGATCAGAAAGACCGGCCAGACTCAGATGGGCAGATAGACCGTTCACAGTGGAAAGCTCCGATCGCTTCACCAGAACACACGACTATTCAGCGTGGACGAATCTTGATTGCAGATGACTATGCTGTCACCCGCGAATTGGTTCGCTGTAACCTTACCCCCCTGGGTTTTGAAATTGACGAAGCAACATCAGGTCAAGAGGCTCTTGAAATGGCCATGAGCAAAAGCTATGGTCTTGTTTTGATGGATTGCAACATGCCGGAAATGGATGGAATTGAGGCTACTCGCCAATTAAGGGAAAGGGGTAACACAGTGCCCATCGTTGCATTAACGGCACATGTAGACAGTCGGATTTTAAACGATTGCTTAGAGGTGGGTATGAATGATTGTCTTTCCAAGCCTTTTCGGGGCGCCGCTCTTGAGGAGACTGTCAACAAGTGGTTAACAGACAACGAGCTGGAATCATAG
- a CDS encoding response regulator → MKTALRIIIFEDDPSLTKLLFLTLTKEGHSVQTFNDPTACPVYKDHEKECPKDKACADVIITDLMMPNMTGIDFLLLQRERGCKAQDLNKALISGAALTEETKRTINELGCKFFKKPFKISELIAWVNECAKRVQPF, encoded by the coding sequence GTGAAAACAGCTCTTAGAATAATTATATTTGAGGACGACCCATCACTCACTAAGCTTCTCTTCCTAACCCTCACAAAGGAAGGTCATTCTGTTCAAACTTTTAACGATCCAACAGCTTGCCCCGTCTATAAAGACCATGAAAAAGAATGCCCGAAAGATAAAGCTTGCGCGGACGTGATTATTACTGACCTCATGATGCCAAATATGACAGGAATAGACTTCTTGTTACTGCAAAGAGAACGGGGATGTAAAGCGCAAGACCTTAATAAGGCTCTTATTTCAGGGGCTGCTCTGACAGAAGAAACAAAGAGAACAATCAATGAACTTGGGTGCAAATTCTTCAAGAAACCATTCAAAATTTCTGAGCTTATAGCTTGGGTCAATGAATGCGCGAAGAGAGTCCAACCTTTTTGA
- a CDS encoding CDP-alcohol phosphatidyltransferase family protein, protein MNIPNALSLLRVFMVAPFLVAVIYRQFPLALTIFAVAGFTDFLDGYLARHLKQKTVLGTFLDPLGDRLLSTVAFISLSVQGLLPPWLAVTVVAKDLYVALGAGALHFSGNLAIAVPSFWGKLSTLLQIVTIGFALLAAFTAINTPLLDTLFIVTGLVTAIACFHYVWCGVKVFSEKTEMDGE, encoded by the coding sequence GTGAATATCCCTAACGCGCTGAGTCTTTTACGGGTCTTTATGGTTGCGCCGTTTCTCGTCGCTGTCATCTATCGCCAATTTCCCCTTGCCCTGACAATCTTTGCCGTCGCCGGTTTCACTGATTTCCTCGATGGCTATCTCGCTCGTCACCTGAAGCAGAAGACCGTGCTGGGCACCTTTCTTGATCCGCTGGGAGACCGCCTGCTGAGTACTGTGGCCTTTATCTCTCTCAGCGTTCAAGGGCTTTTGCCGCCCTGGTTGGCAGTTACAGTGGTTGCTAAAGACCTTTACGTTGCTCTCGGCGCCGGCGCCCTGCATTTTTCTGGCAATCTTGCCATTGCCGTACCAAGTTTTTGGGGCAAGTTGTCAACCCTGCTTCAAATCGTCACCATCGGTTTCGCTTTGCTCGCCGCGTTCACTGCCATCAATACCCCTCTGCTTGATACACTCTTCATAGTAACCGGCCTGGTGACAGCCATTGCCTGCTTTCATTATGTTTGGTGCGGGGTTAAAGTTTTTTCGGAAAAGACTGAAATGGATGGGGAATGA
- a CDS encoding ABC transporter substrate binding protein, which translates to MQFHIIKSGIKTLLICAIILLGVFDAGAREFSEFPQLEEGKKIRIGYLEGGPFLNYHQSLVAFVNGLVKFGWLNDPHFPEFSKTPNTREVWEWLVTHTKSDYLVFVKDGFYSNNWDKKLRSETRRKVLNRLDKNPDFDFMIAMGTWAGQDLANEKNQVQTMVFSSSEPVKAKIVKGPQYSGIDNLHARTDPARYERQIRLFQDLIGFQKLGVAYEDSPDGRIIAAIDDIRKVSQERGFEVFECFTLNTTPDIKKANASVSRCYRELAEKVDALYITNQTGVNEKNMPELIAPLLAKAIPTFSQPGPNMVKRGALIGISQPNFKHVGEFHAQTAGKIFNGAKAGDLPMIFEDPSKLSINLETAKRVGYTPSVEVLVAAAEVFKTIAPAKGSEDFPLSPRTNNGKKWRIGYLQGGSYNSYQRSLIALVEGLMDMGWIERQSIPTQENDKDTDKLWAWMASEIKSHYLEFSADAYYDSKWDKEQRPRTKAELIDRLNTKKDLDLILALGTWAGQDLANNQHHTATLVASTTDPLEGKIIKSVEDSGYDHIHAKIDPTRHERQVRLFYDFFKFKKLGVAFENSEAGRAIGAIGNIEKMSTELDFDFVPCYANFSDLSQEQAEANIAQCYTELAPKVDAVFIARHPGVSLKNLPNIIAPLNKYKTPSFSQGLSNEVQHGTLLSISVANFSGIGHFYATTIAKIFNGAKPRQLNQIFKNPPKFAINMKTAKTIGYNPSVEILSAADEIYHEISVAE; encoded by the coding sequence ATGCAGTTTCACATCATTAAATCCGGGATAAAGACATTATTGATTTGCGCCATCATCCTGCTCGGCGTTTTTGATGCTGGTGCGAGAGAGTTCTCTGAGTTTCCCCAGCTTGAAGAGGGGAAGAAAATCCGTATCGGCTATCTCGAGGGAGGTCCTTTTCTTAACTATCACCAAAGCCTTGTCGCCTTCGTCAATGGTTTGGTTAAGTTCGGGTGGCTTAATGATCCTCATTTTCCTGAGTTCTCGAAGACACCAAACACAAGAGAGGTCTGGGAATGGCTTGTGACTCACACCAAAAGTGATTATCTGGTCTTCGTTAAAGATGGGTTCTACTCGAACAACTGGGACAAAAAGTTGCGCTCAGAAACAAGGCGAAAGGTCTTGAATCGACTTGATAAAAACCCGGACTTTGATTTTATGATCGCTATGGGGACCTGGGCCGGTCAAGATCTTGCGAACGAGAAGAACCAGGTACAAACCATGGTTTTTTCCTCAAGTGAGCCGGTCAAAGCGAAAATCGTTAAAGGTCCACAATATTCAGGCATCGATAATCTCCATGCGCGAACGGATCCCGCTCGATATGAACGTCAAATTCGCCTGTTCCAAGATCTCATTGGATTTCAAAAGCTCGGTGTTGCCTACGAAGACAGCCCCGACGGGAGAATCATTGCGGCAATCGACGACATCAGGAAAGTGAGTCAGGAGAGAGGCTTTGAGGTGTTCGAATGCTTTACCCTCAACACGACTCCTGACATTAAGAAAGCAAACGCCAGTGTCAGCAGATGTTACCGGGAACTGGCAGAAAAAGTAGACGCGCTTTATATCACCAACCAAACAGGGGTTAATGAAAAGAATATGCCAGAGTTGATAGCACCTTTGCTGGCCAAGGCAATACCAACATTTTCCCAGCCCGGGCCCAATATGGTCAAACGCGGCGCACTTATCGGTATTTCGCAACCCAATTTCAAACATGTTGGAGAGTTCCATGCTCAGACGGCCGGGAAGATCTTCAACGGCGCAAAGGCTGGCGATCTGCCGATGATTTTTGAAGATCCATCTAAGCTTTCAATTAATCTCGAGACTGCTAAAAGGGTGGGATATACTCCCTCAGTGGAAGTTCTGGTTGCCGCCGCCGAAGTCTTCAAAACCATCGCGCCAGCAAAGGGCTCAGAAGATTTCCCCCTTTCTCCAAGAACCAATAACGGCAAGAAATGGCGCATAGGCTATCTCCAGGGAGGGAGCTATAATTCCTACCAGAGGTCTCTTATCGCCCTCGTCGAAGGTTTAATGGATATGGGGTGGATAGAAAGGCAATCCATCCCGACGCAAGAAAACGACAAAGATACCGACAAGCTCTGGGCATGGATGGCTTCGGAGATAAAAAGCCATTACCTGGAATTCAGCGCCGACGCTTATTACGATTCCAAATGGGACAAGGAACAACGACCTCGAACAAAAGCCGAACTGATTGACCGCCTCAATACGAAAAAAGACCTTGACCTGATTCTTGCCCTGGGAACCTGGGCCGGGCAGGACCTGGCCAACAACCAGCACCACACGGCAACGTTAGTTGCTTCCACAACAGACCCCCTTGAGGGCAAGATCATCAAGAGCGTTGAGGATTCAGGTTATGACCACATCCACGCCAAGATAGATCCGACCCGGCACGAACGCCAGGTCAGGCTTTTTTATGATTTCTTTAAATTCAAGAAGCTCGGGGTCGCATTTGAAAACTCAGAAGCCGGTAGAGCAATCGGCGCCATTGGCAACATCGAGAAGATGAGCACTGAACTGGATTTTGACTTTGTCCCATGTTATGCAAACTTCAGTGATCTCTCTCAAGAGCAGGCAGAAGCAAATATTGCACAATGTTATACGGAGCTCGCTCCCAAAGTTGATGCCGTCTTTATCGCTCGTCATCCTGGGGTGTCACTGAAAAACCTGCCGAATATTATTGCCCCGCTGAACAAATATAAAACTCCTTCTTTTTCGCAAGGGTTATCTAATGAAGTTCAGCATGGCACACTATTAAGTATCTCTGTCGCCAATTTCTCCGGTATCGGGCACTTTTATGCAACAACCATAGCCAAGATATTCAATGGTGCCAAGCCAAGACAGTTAAATCAGATCTTTAAAAATCCACCCAAATTTGCCATCAACATGAAGACAGCAAAGACAATTGGTTACAATCCATCGGTTGAAATATTAAGTGCTGCCGATGAAATCTATCATGAAATTTCTGTAGCAGAGTAA